Proteins from a single region of Verrucosispora sp. NA02020:
- a CDS encoding ABC transporter substrate-binding protein → MRHARSRLRQALAVATATGLLATGAACSSSDGDSDRVRIGLLVSLSGIYTSVGEDMHRGFQLYLDTHDGRLGGREIDLVVADEGDGPATAVAAAQKLLERDRVVALTGLVGGATVDKVQTLIHERRIPLLGANARPGWPPARALSYTWHTSYNSDEPGIAIAEYIKAQVGNGTVYAIGPDYQGGWDELRGFTDTYTALGGTLANPDGKTVFTPFPTTENFLPYLNKAAETQPAAVYTFYAGGPAVAFVKQYRHSALRDVPLYAAGFLTEGPVLDAQGTAATGIRNVLNYSPTLPHAANQQFVAAWSAAGYPGQPTTFAMASYDAAAVLDRALAAVDGAVTGDTLNTAISTVGRVDSPRGDWQFHPTEHRPVQRWYLREVKPDGPVLSNVLLQDLTTLPAT, encoded by the coding sequence ATGCGACATGCCCGTTCCCGACTGCGGCAGGCACTGGCTGTCGCCACCGCCACCGGCCTGCTCGCCACCGGCGCGGCGTGCAGCAGCAGCGACGGCGACTCCGACCGGGTACGGATCGGACTGCTGGTGTCGCTGTCGGGCATCTACACCAGCGTCGGCGAGGACATGCACCGCGGTTTCCAGCTCTACCTCGACACCCACGACGGCCGTCTCGGTGGCCGCGAGATCGACCTGGTCGTCGCCGACGAGGGCGACGGCCCCGCCACCGCTGTCGCCGCCGCCCAGAAACTCCTGGAACGCGACCGGGTAGTGGCGCTGACCGGGCTGGTCGGCGGCGCCACGGTGGACAAGGTCCAGACGCTCATTCACGAGCGGCGGATACCGCTGCTGGGAGCGAACGCCCGCCCCGGGTGGCCCCCGGCGCGGGCCCTGTCCTACACCTGGCACACCTCCTACAACTCCGACGAGCCCGGGATCGCGATCGCCGAGTACATCAAGGCGCAGGTCGGCAACGGAACCGTGTACGCGATCGGCCCGGACTACCAGGGCGGCTGGGACGAACTGCGCGGCTTCACCGACACGTACACCGCCCTCGGCGGGACACTCGCCAACCCGGACGGCAAGACCGTGTTCACGCCGTTCCCGACGACCGAGAACTTCCTGCCGTACCTGAACAAGGCCGCCGAAACCCAACCGGCCGCCGTGTACACCTTCTACGCCGGTGGTCCCGCCGTCGCGTTCGTCAAGCAGTACCGGCACTCCGCGCTCAGGGACGTGCCGCTCTACGCCGCCGGCTTCCTCACCGAAGGACCGGTGTTGGACGCCCAAGGGACGGCGGCCACCGGAATCCGCAACGTCCTCAACTACTCGCCGACGCTGCCGCACGCGGCGAACCAGCAGTTCGTCGCCGCCTGGTCCGCCGCCGGCTACCCGGGACAGCCGACCACCTTCGCGATGGCCTCCTACGACGCCGCCGCAGTCCTCGACCGGGCCCTGGCCGCCGTCGACGGCGCCGTCACCGGCGACACCCTCAACACCGCGATCAGCACGGTGGGACGGGTCGACAGCCCGCGCGGGGACTGGCAGTTCCATCCCACCGAGCACCGGCCGGTGCAGCGCTGGTACCTGCGCGAGGTCAAGCCCGACGGCCCGGTCCTGTCCAACGTGCTGCTGCAGGACCTGACCACCCTGCCCGCCACCTGA
- a CDS encoding ATP/GTP-binding protein, with product MTAPGTTVRRPAGGPPGLKIVLTGPLGIGKTTLVGAVSDIVPLTTEARMSAAGDDISHSPNKVTTTVAMDFGRLAINDVTVYVFGTPGQQRFWFMWDAIVHGAIAAVVLVDTRRLQDSFRHLDYIERRRLPFVVAVNRFPNARSYPPAQIRDALTLDGEVPVIEVDARDRDSVRRLLIALVEHIIATTPIPARVAS from the coding sequence ATGACCGCGCCGGGCACGACGGTTCGCCGACCGGCGGGCGGGCCACCGGGGTTGAAGATCGTGCTGACCGGGCCCCTCGGGATCGGTAAGACCACGCTGGTCGGGGCCGTGTCGGACATCGTGCCGCTGACCACCGAGGCCCGGATGTCGGCCGCCGGCGACGACATCTCCCACAGTCCGAACAAGGTCACCACCACGGTGGCGATGGACTTCGGTCGCCTCGCCATCAACGACGTCACCGTGTACGTCTTCGGGACCCCTGGACAACAGCGGTTCTGGTTCATGTGGGACGCGATCGTCCACGGGGCGATCGCCGCGGTGGTGCTCGTCGACACCCGCCGGCTCCAGGACTCGTTCCGGCACCTGGACTACATCGAACGTCGCAGGCTGCCGTTCGTGGTGGCGGTCAACCGGTTCCCCAACGCCCGCTCCTACCCGCCGGCGCAGATCCGCGACGCCCTCACGCTCGACGGTGAGGTGCCCGTCATCGAGGTCGACGCCCGGGACCGCGACAGCGTACGCCGCCTGCTCATCGCCCTGGTCGAGCACATCATCGCCACCACCCCGATCCCGGCCCGCGTCGCCTCCTGA
- a CDS encoding nitrate- and nitrite sensing domain-containing protein: MRSERFPVRVARRLAWLLAIPLSATVLFAAWGVASTARQALAADRLESLVAVSSAVGEVLYQLDRERQVAASVVSDSGRGLNAFLEQGAVSDGAVEAYRQRRGDLDLSPPSVAQLLGPFDEQLRLLPTFREQVKARSASLTAVLVRYRAAIGRGLAVREAVGQVGGADGALADQLRVAAALSQASEYAGIQQVAVATGSGRVVSQAVQRDVAATRAGFDEALSVVSQRSPAVWRGWLDQALTGEQVLAAQRFDDEVARTQVGQRLRVNSGRWLVASGERRDRLHEVQSRIDGEIQAAVGRARSRQWVTTGVLCGVAAVLVAAATVLATWQGRALARRLRRVRDAVTGMATEELPSLVRQVAAADPADPGSVPPAPRALAVDMPRDEVDEVAVAFDALAATTYRISTDLARQRLVAVGAVEAVGRRCQGITNRLLGVLDRAERDEKDSATLATLFAVDNLAAQLLHGTQSMLVLSGRTLGMPYEEPAELVTVVQAAQSRIQEYRRVIVGLVDDRILVPPALIDDLVHLLASLLDNATRYSPDEVVVTGHLMGNRAILQVTDTGNGIGPDLLDQLNEELAAPTPMIGVEHIRRQGIATVAALAAAHGLRVRLLPASPQGTIAEVEIPADQLRIRIPERVALPVGPVAGRRAPGGTPASDLSLPTSSPRAPAVRYDPPTTMADASTQTLPQIPAQRTAAAWQEPDPIYEQAAEEHGPSGWFEVGGTVHLPAATAAAPSDHGATTSNGLPKRQPSRAIASSPRPVPVEPPHRGRAVTGFAKTAGAYQRGRGRSLQPREGRR; encoded by the coding sequence ATGCGATCCGAAAGGTTTCCTGTGCGTGTTGCCCGGAGGCTGGCCTGGTTGCTGGCGATTCCGCTGTCTGCGACTGTGCTCTTCGCCGCGTGGGGTGTGGCGTCGACAGCGCGTCAGGCGCTTGCTGCCGATCGGTTGGAGTCGCTGGTGGCGGTGTCGTCCGCTGTCGGTGAGGTGCTTTATCAGCTGGATCGTGAGCGTCAGGTTGCGGCGTCGGTGGTGTCGGACAGCGGTCGTGGGCTGAACGCCTTCCTCGAGCAGGGTGCTGTCTCGGATGGTGCGGTCGAGGCGTATCGGCAGCGTCGGGGCGATCTGGACTTGTCACCGCCGTCGGTGGCGCAGTTGTTGGGTCCGTTCGACGAGCAGTTGCGGCTGCTCCCAACGTTTCGCGAGCAGGTGAAGGCCAGGTCTGCGTCGCTGACCGCCGTGTTGGTGCGGTATCGGGCGGCGATCGGCCGAGGGCTGGCGGTACGGGAGGCCGTGGGTCAGGTCGGCGGGGCCGATGGTGCGCTGGCTGATCAGTTGCGGGTGGCGGCGGCGTTGTCGCAGGCGTCGGAGTACGCCGGCATCCAGCAGGTCGCGGTGGCGACGGGTAGCGGCCGAGTGGTGTCGCAGGCGGTACAGCGGGACGTGGCGGCGACGCGGGCCGGGTTCGATGAGGCGTTGTCGGTGGTGTCGCAGCGCTCGCCTGCAGTGTGGCGAGGGTGGCTGGATCAGGCGTTGACCGGTGAGCAGGTGCTGGCAGCGCAGCGGTTCGATGACGAGGTCGCGCGGACGCAGGTGGGTCAGCGGCTGCGGGTGAACTCCGGTCGGTGGTTGGTGGCCAGTGGTGAACGCCGCGACCGGTTGCACGAGGTGCAGTCGCGGATCGACGGCGAGATTCAGGCGGCGGTGGGGCGGGCGCGGAGCCGGCAGTGGGTGACCACGGGGGTGCTCTGCGGGGTGGCGGCGGTGCTTGTGGCCGCGGCGACGGTGTTGGCGACGTGGCAGGGCCGGGCGTTGGCGCGGCGGTTGCGGCGGGTCCGCGATGCCGTCACCGGGATGGCCACGGAAGAGCTGCCGTCGCTGGTGCGGCAGGTGGCGGCGGCTGATCCGGCCGACCCGGGGTCTGTGCCTCCGGCGCCACGTGCCTTGGCCGTGGACATGCCTCGGGATGAGGTGGACGAGGTCGCGGTTGCTTTCGACGCGCTCGCGGCCACCACGTACCGGATCTCGACGGATCTGGCGCGGCAGCGCCTGGTGGCGGTGGGTGCGGTGGAGGCGGTGGGGCGCCGGTGTCAGGGGATCACGAATCGTCTTCTGGGCGTGTTGGACCGTGCGGAGCGGGATGAGAAGGACTCGGCGACGCTGGCGACGTTGTTCGCGGTGGACAACCTGGCGGCGCAGCTGCTGCACGGTACGCAGAGCATGCTGGTGTTGTCGGGACGGACGCTCGGGATGCCGTACGAGGAGCCGGCCGAGCTGGTGACGGTGGTGCAGGCGGCGCAGAGCCGGATCCAGGAGTACCGGCGGGTCATCGTCGGACTCGTCGACGACCGGATCCTCGTACCACCGGCGCTGATCGACGACCTGGTGCACCTGTTGGCGTCCCTACTGGACAACGCCACCCGCTACAGCCCCGACGAGGTGGTCGTCACCGGTCACCTGATGGGCAACCGGGCGATCCTGCAGGTCACCGATACGGGCAACGGCATCGGTCCAGACCTTCTCGACCAGCTCAACGAGGAGTTGGCGGCGCCGACGCCGATGATCGGGGTGGAGCACATCCGCCGTCAGGGCATCGCCACCGTCGCGGCGCTGGCCGCCGCGCACGGGCTGCGGGTGCGGCTGCTGCCCGCGTCACCGCAGGGCACCATCGCCGAGGTCGAGATTCCCGCCGACCAGCTTCGTATCCGGATCCCGGAGCGGGTCGCGCTGCCGGTGGGGCCGGTGGCCGGCAGGCGTGCCCCGGGCGGCACCCCCGCTTCCGACTTGTCCTTGCCCACCAGCTCGCCGCGTGCTCCTGCGGTGCGTTACGACCCGCCCACGACGATGGCGGACGCGTCGACGCAGACCCTGCCGCAGATCCCCGCGCAGCGCACCGCTGCCGCCTGGCAGGAACCGGACCCGATCTACGAGCAGGCGGCCGAGGAGCACGGCCCGTCCGGATGGTTCGAGGTGGGCGGCACGGTGCACCTGCCCGCCGCCACCGCTGCGGCACCGTCGGATCACGGCGCGACCACGTCGAACGGACTGCCCAAGCGGCAGCCTTCCCGGGCGATCGCGTCCTCACCTCGGCCCGTTCCTGTCGAACCGCCACACCGTGGACGGGCGGTAACGGGCTTCGCCAAGACCGCAGGGGCGTATCAGCGCGGCCGTGGCCGCTCCCTCCAGCCGAGAGAAGGACGACGATGA
- a CDS encoding roadblock/LC7 domain-containing protein: MSTDLSFLLNNNVRVVPGVSQAVAVSVDGLLLAFTDGLHRDAAERLAAVASGLNSLINGAAQELNAGGVRGNITDTDRGYLILTSLNRGASLLVLTRRDADLAYVTAELDRFAEQVGDTQLNPSFAAAAAGAR, encoded by the coding sequence ATGAGCACCGATCTGAGCTTCCTGTTGAACAACAACGTGCGCGTGGTGCCGGGTGTGAGCCAGGCCGTCGCGGTATCCGTCGACGGACTGCTGTTGGCCTTCACCGACGGTCTCCACCGAGACGCTGCAGAACGCCTCGCCGCGGTCGCCTCAGGCTTGAACAGCCTGATCAACGGCGCCGCCCAGGAGCTGAACGCCGGTGGGGTGCGGGGCAACATCACCGACACCGACCGGGGTTACCTGATCCTGACGAGCCTGAATCGGGGGGCGTCGCTGCTGGTGTTGACGCGGCGGGACGCGGACCTCGCCTACGTCACCGCCGAACTGGACCGCTTCGCCGAGCAGGTGGGCGACACGCAGCTCAACCCGTCGTTCGCGGCAGCGGCCGCCGGGGCACGATGA
- a CDS encoding branched-chain amino acid ABC transporter permease — MSMPTRATVARLRSLPVIAPGAAALAIIVVAVSPNPYLHTTVARMLPLALLAVSVAVVAGHAGLPTLGHVAPYAAGAYLTARLALAGIDLAVVHLLCAAVIGAAVAGLAGAVLVRYRGTVFLMLSLAVAELTAITAGQWRTVSGGTDGLAGIPAPRLLAGMPPLVGDRTVLLYTATIMLAVTAAAGWSLRGDRRMLFTAARANENRARASGHPVYVYLWMVHTAAGSLAGIAGALLIHTHRWITPADVGFGTAALALLAVVIGGARSLTGAAVGVVIVLIVRDVVAVEVPGHAPLLLGALFVIAVYALPGGLTALTARLSRHRLFATPHDAPPPAAATSVRSAP; from the coding sequence ATGAGCATGCCCACCCGGGCCACCGTTGCCCGACTCCGATCGCTACCCGTTATCGCCCCAGGTGCGGCTGCCCTGGCGATCATCGTCGTGGCGGTGTCACCGAATCCGTACCTGCACACCACGGTCGCCCGGATGCTGCCCCTCGCGCTGCTGGCGGTCAGCGTCGCGGTGGTCGCCGGGCACGCCGGCCTGCCCACCCTGGGCCACGTCGCCCCCTACGCCGCTGGCGCCTACCTCACCGCCCGCCTCGCTCTCGCCGGTATCGACCTCGCCGTCGTGCACCTGCTCTGCGCAGCCGTCATCGGTGCGGCCGTCGCGGGCCTGGCCGGGGCGGTACTGGTCCGCTATCGGGGCACCGTCTTCCTGATGCTGAGCCTCGCGGTCGCTGAGCTGACCGCGATCACCGCCGGGCAGTGGCGGACGGTCAGCGGCGGCACCGACGGCCTCGCCGGTATCCCCGCACCGCGCCTCCTCGCCGGCATGCCGCCGCTCGTCGGCGACCGCACGGTGCTGCTCTACACCGCCACGATCATGCTGGCCGTGACGGCTGCGGCCGGGTGGTCGCTGCGCGGCGATCGGCGGATGCTGTTCACCGCCGCCCGTGCCAACGAGAACCGGGCCCGCGCCAGCGGCCATCCCGTCTACGTCTACCTGTGGATGGTCCACACCGCCGCCGGGAGCCTGGCCGGCATCGCCGGAGCGCTACTGATCCACACCCATCGGTGGATCACCCCCGCCGATGTCGGATTTGGAACCGCAGCCCTGGCCCTGCTCGCCGTCGTCATCGGCGGCGCCCGATCCCTCACCGGGGCGGCGGTCGGTGTGGTGATCGTGCTCATCGTCCGTGACGTCGTGGCCGTGGAGGTTCCCGGGCACGCGCCGCTGCTGCTCGGCGCGTTGTTCGTCATCGCCGTGTACGCGCTGCCGGGCGGCTTGACCGCCCTAACTGCCCGCCTTAGCCGCCACCGTCTGTTCGCCACTCCGCATGACGCGCCGCCCCCGGCCGCCGCGACGAGCGTCAGGAGCGCGCCGTGA
- a CDS encoding ABC transporter ATP-binding protein — MLRIRDLTVAYPHGAPVLHHVTLNLDSAGVHAVVGPNGAGKTTLLHTLAGHLHPSGGTIHLDGHDVTGWHPTAAARAGVALAPQGRRLWPSLTVVEHLALARPVAGRDEAWTVEELLDTFPQLADRMQHRTSQLSGGEQQMLTIARALRTAPRLLLADEPTEGLAPIVADQITTLLRTLPDRGVTVLAALPHAGVAAMIADTMHVIASGQLLGHTDTHAVATDVMRRHLTLTHLGDEPGSPTNDL; from the coding sequence ATGCTGCGCATCCGTGACCTGACCGTCGCCTACCCCCACGGCGCCCCAGTCCTGCACCACGTCACGCTCAACCTCGACAGCGCCGGTGTGCACGCAGTGGTAGGCCCCAACGGAGCCGGCAAAACCACCCTGCTGCACACCCTCGCCGGCCACCTCCACCCCAGCGGCGGCACCATCCACCTCGACGGCCACGACGTGACCGGCTGGCACCCCACCGCAGCCGCCCGGGCCGGCGTCGCACTCGCCCCTCAGGGCCGCAGGCTGTGGCCGTCGTTGACCGTCGTCGAGCACCTCGCCCTCGCGCGGCCCGTCGCAGGCCGCGACGAAGCGTGGACTGTCGAGGAACTCCTCGACACGTTTCCCCAGCTCGCCGACCGCATGCAGCACCGCACCAGCCAGCTCTCCGGCGGCGAGCAACAGATGCTCACCATCGCCCGCGCGCTCCGCACCGCACCGCGTCTCCTGCTGGCCGACGAACCCACCGAGGGCCTCGCCCCCATCGTGGCCGACCAGATCACCACCCTGCTGCGGACCCTGCCCGACCGGGGCGTGACCGTCCTCGCCGCGCTCCCACACGCCGGCGTGGCCGCGATGATCGCCGACACCATGCACGTCATCGCCTCCGGGCAGCTCCTCGGCCACACCGACACCCACGCCGTGGCCACCGATGTGATGCGCCGACACCTCACCCTCACCCATCTCGGCGACGAGCCCGGGAGCCCGACCAATGACCTCTGA
- a CDS encoding ABC transporter ATP-binding protein: protein MRIIHRVEPDRPPAPRSRRDPDHAHGNGLVATGLRHAYGPLTALHLDTFAIAPGDRHAVIGPNGSGKSTLLGVLAGALRAQAGQLTYNGQLVTRHGAEWRARAGIGRTFQHPLVWPDLTCLDCVRVGGWQHRRNPDRTPLEVLRLVGLADYAHQPASALSHGHRRMLDLAVTLAGQPRVLLLDEPAAGLTDTDTDTSRLLDVLQGLPSWMAVVLVEHHMGVVAAFADWITVLHQGRRHTDGPADTVRADPGVAALYLGTGGSDAAHP from the coding sequence GTGAGGATCATCCACCGCGTCGAGCCGGACCGGCCGCCCGCACCGCGCAGCCGCCGCGATCCCGACCACGCCCACGGCAACGGCCTGGTCGCCACCGGTCTACGCCACGCCTACGGTCCGCTCACCGCCCTGCACCTCGACACGTTCGCTATCGCCCCGGGTGACCGACACGCAGTCATCGGACCCAACGGGTCCGGTAAGTCCACCCTGCTGGGCGTGCTGGCCGGCGCCCTCCGCGCCCAGGCAGGTCAGCTCACCTACAACGGTCAGTTGGTGACCCGCCACGGCGCTGAATGGCGGGCGCGAGCCGGTATCGGTCGCACCTTCCAACACCCCCTGGTGTGGCCCGATCTCACCTGCCTCGACTGCGTCCGGGTCGGCGGCTGGCAGCATCGCCGCAACCCGGACCGCACGCCGCTGGAGGTGCTGCGCCTGGTGGGTCTGGCCGACTACGCCCACCAGCCCGCCAGCGCCCTGTCACACGGGCACCGGCGGATGCTCGACCTGGCCGTCACCCTGGCCGGCCAACCCCGGGTCCTGCTACTCGACGAACCCGCGGCCGGCCTCACCGACACCGACACCGACACCAGCCGCCTTCTCGACGTCCTCCAGGGGCTGCCCAGCTGGATGGCGGTGGTGCTGGTCGAGCACCACATGGGCGTGGTCGCCGCGTTCGCTGACTGGATCACCGTTCTGCACCAGGGCCGCCGGCACACCGACGGCCCCGCCGACACCGTGCGTGCCGACCCAGGCGTCGCCGCTCTCTACCTCGGCACCGGAGGTAGCGATGCTGCGCATCCGTGA
- a CDS encoding branched-chain amino acid ABC transporter permease, with protein sequence MDALVITTVDGIAYGLLLAIAAAGLTVAFGAGGVLNLAHGTLIATGGYIAATTTAGTWGSLVAAMALAALAGAAGGGVLAAATAALRGRGHLDQALLTFGVALIGADLLTTAYGSDLLRPRMPAALESTIVVAGYRYPVDRLAAFAVAVLVAACGYVLLHRARAGRLIRATVDDRAMVAAIGVNPRTVDAAVLVASGALAGLAGALTTPILGVGPGTADTALLLSLIIVVCGGLGSVPGAVIAAIGVGVVQTVGVVTIPALAPYLLTAMAVILLARPSTVPGQATP encoded by the coding sequence ATGGACGCACTCGTGATCACCACCGTTGACGGAATCGCCTACGGGCTGCTCCTGGCGATCGCCGCCGCCGGGCTGACCGTCGCATTCGGTGCCGGCGGAGTGCTGAACCTCGCCCACGGCACCCTCATCGCGACCGGCGGCTACATCGCCGCGACCACCACCGCAGGCACCTGGGGCAGTCTCGTCGCCGCGATGGCCCTGGCGGCACTCGCGGGAGCTGCCGGTGGGGGAGTGCTCGCCGCCGCGACCGCCGCACTGCGCGGACGTGGTCACCTGGATCAGGCGTTGTTGACCTTCGGCGTCGCGTTGATCGGCGCGGACCTGCTGACCACGGCGTACGGGTCGGACCTGCTGCGGCCCCGGATGCCCGCCGCCCTGGAAAGCACGATCGTGGTCGCAGGATACCGATATCCGGTCGACCGGCTCGCCGCGTTCGCCGTCGCCGTGCTGGTCGCCGCGTGCGGGTATGTGCTGCTGCACCGCGCCCGCGCCGGTCGGCTGATCCGGGCCACCGTCGACGACCGGGCGATGGTCGCCGCGATCGGCGTCAACCCCCGCACCGTCGACGCCGCCGTACTCGTCGCCTCCGGGGCCCTCGCCGGTCTAGCGGGAGCGCTGACCACCCCGATCCTCGGCGTCGGGCCCGGCACCGCCGACACGGCACTACTGCTGTCACTGATCATCGTGGTCTGCGGAGGTCTCGGCTCCGTACCCGGTGCCGTCATCGCCGCGATCGGCGTCGGCGTGGTGCAGACCGTCGGAGTGGTCACCATCCCGGCCCTGGCGCCCTACCTCCTCACCGCCATGGCCGTGATCCTGCTCGCCCGCCCCAGCACCGTTCCTGGTCAGGCGACGCCATGA